Within the Sulfurospirillum barnesii SES-3 genome, the region GATTAAGATTCTTAACACTCTTCGCTACACGGATGACAACGAGGGCTACTTTTTTGGTTTCAAAAAAGGCACTGCGAACACTTATGTGTATGCGTTTCATGCCACAAAGCAAGATCGTCAAGGCAAAGAAATCAAACTGGATAGCACAGACTCTCAGGGGAAAATGTTTCGTAAAGAGCTGATTGAGGGGGCATTGAAAAACCCAAAAGAAGGGGTTTTTGTCATCTACAATTCGGAGCACCCCATCACCAAAAAAGATGCTCCAAAACTCGCCTACGCCAAATACTTCAAAGAGTGGGATTGGACGATTGTCTCAGGCGTCTATATTGATGGGGTTGAAGCCAGTGTCGCCAAACAAGAAGAAAAAATCGCTTCCAATATTAACAGTATGATTTTTTCTATGATTCTCTCGAGCTCTTTGTTGGCAATTGTTGTTTTAGGAGTTGTGTATATGGTGATTAACGCCATGATTGCCACACCTTTAGTGAACTTAAAACAAACAGCCCATAATTTAGCTGTAGGCGATGGGGATTTAACAAAAAAACTGGAAGTGAAAAACAAAGATGAAATAGGCGATGCCTCGTATGAAATCAATAATTTCATTGAAAAAGTCCGCTCTACCATCGCACTGGCAAAAGATACCAGCAGTGAAAACGCATCCATTGCACATGAACTCTCCACAACCACTTTGCAAGTGGGTAAACGAGTGGAAGACTCTACGGCTATCATTGCGCAAGCAACCCATATGTCGGGGGAGACAAAAGAAGAGATTATCAACTCCATCAAAGAAGCAAAACAAAGCAAACAAGAGGTTGTAAAAGCCAACCAAGAACTCAAAAATGCACGTGAACACATTGAACTCTTAGGCAAACGTGTGCAAAGCAGTGCAACAACGGAGATGGAATTAGCACACCGCATTCAACAATTAAGCTCTGATGCAGAACAGGTAAAAAATGTCTTAACCGTGATTGGCGATATTGCTGATCAAACCAACCTCTTAGCCCTCAACGCTGCTATTGAAGCAGCAAGAGCTGGGGAGCACGGACGTGGTTTTGCGGTTGTGGCAGATGAAGTGCGAAAACTAGCCGAGCGTACGCAAAAAAGTTTAGTGGAGATTAATGCGACCATTAATGTCATTGTCCAATCCATTAATGACAGCAGCGAACAGATGAACCACAACTCTCAAGAGATTCAAGAGCTCTCAAGCATAGCCCAAAGCGTAGAAGATAAAATCAATATGACCGTTAGTAGTATGGAAATCGCCACCAATCTCAACGATAAAACCGTGGAAGATTACGTTAAAACGGGAGATAAAATCGATCTTATTGTAAGTAAAATTGAAGAGATCAACACGCTTTCAACCCAAAATACCAGAAGTGTTGAGGAGATTGCAGGAGCGAGTGAACATCTTAACGCACTCACTGAAAAACTCAATGCTATTTTAAATAAATTTAGAACCTAAAGGTAAAGCCTCTTAAATGAGGCTTCTTACTCTCCTGCTTTGCGTGCGATGGTGTCTATCAACGTAGTAGGTAAAAGGCGTTTTAAGACCGCAAACAGTTTAGTGGGGAAGGTCACGGCGTAGCGTATTTTTGGCTTTTTTGCCTCGATGGCGTGTACTAAAACATCTAAAACTGCCTCCGCACCTAGCGTAAAGGGAGCATCACCACTTTTTTGCAACCTCTCTAGCGTTTTGGCATAAATCTCACGATGGGCGGAATGTTCTTGATCGATGTGTTGTACAAATTTGGCAAGAGCATTTTTGCGAAAATCACTGCGAATCGGTCCTGGCTCAATGAGCACGACATACACACCGCTTTTATAAAGCTCCAGTCGCAAGGTATCAGCCAACCCCTCGATGGCAAATTTGGAAGCGTTGTATGCCCCTCGGTAACTCATTGCAACAAAACCTAAGATGGAGCTGTTGTAAATGATGCGACCACTGCCTTGTTTTCGCATATAAGGAAGAACGAGGTTGGTCAATTCTTGTGTGCCAAAGACATTGGTTTCAAACTGTTCACGTAAAACCTCTCGCTTCAAATCTTCCACAGCTCCTGGTTGCCCATAAGCGCCATTGTTAAAAAGTACATCAATGCGACCATTGGTAAGAGAAAGCATCCAAGAAAGTGCTTCTTGCATACTGTTGGTATCGCATAAATCAAGCTTAAACGCATTGAGCCCCTCAGTTTTTAAACGCTCAACGTCCGCTTCTTTGCGACACGTTGCAAAAACGCTGTAACCGAGTTTTTGAAGTCCGTGCGCGCAAGCGTAACCAATGCCCGTTGAACAGCCAGTAATAAGAATGAATTTTGACACAATTCGCCTTTACATGTAAAAGAAAAAGAGGTTGGGGCTTTACATGTAAAGCCCCAGAAATAGCATTATTTGACTTCGAACGTTTGTTCTGGTTT harbors:
- a CDS encoding methyl-accepting chemotaxis protein, translating into MQGVNIKIKALVLFIVSLGVLTIASLGVIFYKSEALINTQVHDEREFILDMNKQELKAYTTMAEKAIGSFYEASSSESNIAQKIKADAMILKKTLDDIYTNNKDKLSKDELHTMLLALINGYRYNNDVGYFYAYNMEGINVVHPINKALVGKNLIEMKDKEGNFVIKDLLKAAKEGTGVTKFIWPHPITKQDEPKLSYNFYYEPLNIVIGTGDYASSIKEHFQNEAIKILNTLRYTDDNEGYFFGFKKGTANTYVYAFHATKQDRQGKEIKLDSTDSQGKMFRKELIEGALKNPKEGVFVIYNSEHPITKKDAPKLAYAKYFKEWDWTIVSGVYIDGVEASVAKQEEKIASNINSMIFSMILSSSLLAIVVLGVVYMVINAMIATPLVNLKQTAHNLAVGDGDLTKKLEVKNKDEIGDASYEINNFIEKVRSTIALAKDTSSENASIAHELSTTTLQVGKRVEDSTAIIAQATHMSGETKEEIINSIKEAKQSKQEVVKANQELKNAREHIELLGKRVQSSATTEMELAHRIQQLSSDAEQVKNVLTVIGDIADQTNLLALNAAIEAARAGEHGRGFAVVADEVRKLAERTQKSLVEINATINVIVQSINDSSEQMNHNSQEIQELSSIAQSVEDKINMTVSSMEIATNLNDKTVEDYVKTGDKIDLIVSKIEEINTLSTQNTRSVEEIAGASEHLNALTEKLNAILNKFRT
- a CDS encoding SDR family oxidoreductase, with product MSKFILITGCSTGIGYACAHGLQKLGYSVFATCRKEADVERLKTEGLNAFKLDLCDTNSMQEALSWMLSLTNGRIDVLFNNGAYGQPGAVEDLKREVLREQFETNVFGTQELTNLVLPYMRKQGSGRIIYNSSILGFVAMSYRGAYNASKFAIEGLADTLRLELYKSGVYVVLIEPGPIRSDFRKNALAKFVQHIDQEHSAHREIYAKTLERLQKSGDAPFTLGAEAVLDVLVHAIEAKKPKIRYAVTFPTKLFAVLKRLLPTTLIDTIARKAGE